The Methanoculleus marisnigri JR1 genome window below encodes:
- a CDS encoding molybdopterin biosynthesis protein, giving the protein MVKRYLSVISLAEARALVETAFSAVPGIVRIPVNPGAVGKITAESIFARFSVPAIHLSAMDGIAVRSADTVGASEQRPVTLPDAARVNTGNIVPPGYDAVVMIEDVWVGSKSDDVSGSAPVERRDGETYTVRKPVSPWQHIRPVGEDIGESEMILPRGHRIRPHDLGALANYGVTEVAVMNLRAGLIPTGSELVPAGEMPPPGKVVESNTLMAAAVLAEAGVEAHRYGIVPDDYGMIRDAIRRGVAENDILFVSAGSSAGTRDYTADVIADLGEVLAHGVAIKPGKPVIIGRIEGKPVIGLPGYPLAAATVLREIVMPLVARYGMPVRDPDHVEARLTTSLHSDIGTDEFVLLSTGRIGGRWVAVPQSRGAGVQMSAVRANGYMQIPSQKEGAEAGEAVDVRLTVPHAEAEEAVLVTGSHDPALDYLADLVRPRGVDIHSTHVGSMGGVIALKKQECHAAPMHLLAPDGTYNIHYLERYMPGADLVLLCVAERQQGIISRDGLGFEELPGRTFVNRQRGSGTRMLLDHHLAEHGIDPGLIPGYEREVTTHLAVALAVRTGEVDAGMGVYSAAKALDLAFVPVATERYELAMHREMLDDPRIAALIETVSSEAFRKILRDLGGYETAGTGVLRELRE; this is encoded by the coding sequence GTGGTGAAGCGCTACCTCTCGGTGATATCGCTCGCGGAGGCGCGGGCGCTTGTTGAGACCGCTTTTTCGGCGGTTCCGGGGATCGTCCGCATCCCGGTGAATCCCGGGGCGGTTGGGAAGATCACCGCGGAGTCCATATTCGCCCGGTTCTCGGTTCCCGCCATCCACCTCTCGGCGATGGACGGGATCGCGGTCAGGAGTGCCGATACCGTCGGCGCGAGCGAGCAGCGGCCGGTGACTCTCCCGGACGCGGCGCGGGTCAATACGGGGAACATCGTCCCGCCCGGCTACGACGCGGTGGTGATGATCGAGGACGTCTGGGTCGGGTCGAAGTCTGACGACGTCTCCGGCTCCGCTCCCGTGGAACGTCGCGACGGCGAGACCTATACCGTCCGAAAGCCGGTCAGCCCCTGGCAGCACATCCGCCCGGTCGGCGAGGACATCGGGGAGTCGGAGATGATCCTCCCGAGGGGGCACCGGATCCGGCCGCACGATCTGGGGGCGCTTGCAAACTACGGCGTCACGGAGGTTGCGGTCATGAACCTCCGCGCCGGCCTGATCCCTACCGGGAGCGAACTCGTGCCGGCGGGCGAGATGCCCCCGCCCGGGAAGGTGGTGGAGAGCAACACCCTGATGGCCGCGGCGGTCCTCGCGGAGGCGGGCGTGGAGGCGCACCGCTACGGGATCGTCCCGGACGACTACGGGATGATCCGGGACGCCATCCGGCGCGGCGTCGCGGAGAACGATATCCTGTTCGTCTCGGCGGGGTCGTCCGCCGGGACCCGGGACTACACCGCCGATGTCATCGCAGATCTCGGCGAGGTGCTGGCGCACGGGGTCGCCATCAAACCCGGAAAGCCGGTGATCATCGGCAGGATCGAGGGAAAGCCGGTTATCGGGCTCCCGGGCTACCCTCTTGCCGCGGCGACGGTGCTCCGCGAGATCGTGATGCCGCTCGTCGCCCGCTACGGCATGCCCGTCCGCGACCCCGATCACGTCGAGGCCCGGCTGACGACGAGCCTCCACTCCGATATCGGGACCGACGAGTTCGTCCTCCTCTCGACAGGAAGGATTGGCGGCCGCTGGGTGGCGGTCCCGCAATCACGGGGCGCAGGCGTCCAGATGAGCGCAGTGCGGGCGAACGGCTACATGCAGATACCATCGCAGAAGGAGGGGGCCGAGGCGGGGGAGGCCGTGGACGTCCGGCTCACCGTCCCCCACGCAGAGGCGGAGGAGGCGGTGCTCGTCACCGGCAGCCACGACCCTGCCCTCGACTACCTGGCCGACCTGGTGCGGCCGCGCGGGGTAGACATCCACTCCACCCACGTCGGGAGCATGGGGGGAGTGATCGCGTTAAAAAAGCAGGAGTGCCACGCAGCCCCGATGCACCTCCTCGCCCCCGACGGCACCTACAACATCCATTACCTGGAGCGCTACATGCCGGGCGCCGACCTCGTCCTCCTCTGTGTCGCGGAGCGCCAGCAGGGCATCATCTCGCGCGACGGCCTCGGATTTGAGGAACTGCCCGGCCGGACGTTCGTCAACCGGCAGAGGGGGTCGGGGACCAGGATGCTCCTCGACCACCACCTCGCGGAGCACGGCATCGACCCAGGCCTCATCCCCGGCTACGAGCGCGAGGTGACGACGCACCTTGCAGTGGCGCTTGCGGTTCGGACCGGGGAGGTCGACGCGGGGATGGGGGTCTACAGCGCCGCGAAAGCGCTCGACCTCGCGTTCGTCCCGGTGGCTACGGAGCGCTACGAGCTCGCGATGCACCGCGAGATGCTCGACGACCCGCGGATCGCGGCTCTCATCGAGACCGTCTCCTCGGAGGCGTTCAGGAAGATTCTCCGGGACCTCGGGGGCTACGAGACGGCCGGGACAGGCGTCCTGCGCGAACTGCGAGAATGA
- a CDS encoding TIGR00725 family protein yields the protein MQIAVIGRGDCSVEEYEAAETIGYLIAGNRETVCCGGLGGVMEAACRGAKEAGGTTMGILPDTGEGNAFLDIVIRTGLGHARNVVLVNSADAVIAVGGGYGTLSEIAVALKTGKPVFGLLTWKIEGVFVCATPEEAVILAVRAGRLSRPSRSPRGPGESS from the coding sequence ATGCAGATTGCAGTCATCGGGCGGGGGGACTGTTCCGTTGAGGAGTACGAAGCGGCGGAGACCATCGGCTACCTCATCGCCGGGAACCGCGAGACCGTCTGCTGCGGCGGACTCGGCGGGGTGATGGAGGCCGCCTGCAGGGGTGCAAAAGAGGCCGGCGGGACGACCATGGGCATCCTCCCGGACACCGGGGAAGGGAACGCCTTTCTCGATATCGTCATCCGTACCGGGCTGGGCCACGCGAGGAACGTCGTCCTGGTCAACTCGGCCGACGCGGTGATCGCCGTCGGGGGAGGCTACGGCACGCTCTCGGAGATTGCCGTTGCGCTCAAGACGGGAAAGCCGGTCTTCGGCCTTCTGACCTGGAAGATAGAGGGGGTGTTTGTCTGCGCCACGCCCGAGGAGGCGGTCATTCTCGCAGTTCGCGCAGGACGCCTGTCCCGGCCGTCTCGTAGCCCCCGAGGTCCCGGAGAATCTTCCTGA
- the ileS gene encoding isoleucine--tRNA ligase, which yields MKEVTGSYNPRELEAGVQDTWKRENTYARVQEVRKDGKAFFFVDGPPYTTGHIHLGTAWNKIIKDTILRYHRMGGRNIIERAGYDMHGLPIEVKVEHQLGFTSKKDIEDYGIAAFIEQCRTFAVTHMEIMSEQFRQLGIWLDFDDPYQTIKAEYIESAWWAVQRAEERGLLERGHRVVNWCPRCETAIADSEVEYWDETDPSIFVKFPVTGRENEYLVIWTTTPWTLPANVAVAVSPAFTYARVAAKKDGSEEILWIADELVESVLKMGRYQDYTVLERVNGSDLVGTEYESPLAGQVPHQAEIRHRVVAADYVALENTGLVHIAPGHGWDDYLIGIQEGLEAFCPVDAGGCFTREAGAFADMYVRDANDLVIDALGDYLLARRTITHRYGHCWRCKTSIIYRATAQWFLKATEIREPMLQEIAKVKWYPEWAGSARFHDFVRDSRDWCISRQRYWGIPIPIWQCEQCGERTVIGTIAELEERSGARVPDPHRPYVDEVVIPCSCGGEMHRVADIFDVWFDSAVASWATLGFPREREAFDRLWPADFITEGQDQTRGWFYSQLGASTVAFGRAPYKSVLMHGFALDADGRKMSKSFGNVVTPEEVMNQFGVDVLRFYVLWANAPWDDLKFNWDSVKTIHRTLNILWNVYRFPLPYMVLDSFEPAAGDGGLWDGSFVRGNINDMPEEDRWIISRVNSLARTTAGDMQEYHLHRVTRALAAFILEDLSRWYVQLVRPRMWLEEDSPEKRYAYETVYYVMRRLVALLAPFTPHIAEEIYGNLRLAGDPESVHMLDWPEADDLLIAPDLESAMEVVRSFDDAVATARQNGRRKLRWPVAETVVVTGSDGVKTALEDLNDLALNRANSRTVRVVTGRWDRILWQAEPVMRAIGPEFGKEGPKVKALIEGADGTALKAAIERDGKAELGGYEIAERHVTFAEALPEGVFAAPMKDATVYVDVTLTPALEAEGYAREVIRRIQEMRRQLDLNVDDFIVAAVDVADDRVASLIAEEEWQKEIAGEVRAAALTVRRTDGERPTETFALEKDWDVEGVQMQIGISRAGE from the coding sequence GTGAAAGAGGTCACCGGCAGTTATAACCCGCGCGAACTTGAGGCGGGGGTCCAGGATACCTGGAAACGGGAGAACACCTATGCACGCGTTCAGGAGGTGCGAAAGGATGGGAAAGCGTTCTTTTTCGTAGACGGGCCGCCGTACACCACCGGCCACATCCATCTCGGCACCGCCTGGAACAAGATCATAAAAGACACCATCCTCCGCTACCACCGGATGGGGGGCAGGAACATCATCGAGCGGGCCGGCTACGATATGCACGGCCTCCCTATCGAGGTGAAGGTGGAGCACCAGCTCGGGTTCACCTCCAAGAAGGATATCGAGGATTACGGAATCGCCGCATTCATCGAGCAGTGCCGGACGTTCGCCGTGACGCACATGGAGATTATGAGCGAGCAGTTCCGGCAGCTCGGCATCTGGCTCGACTTCGACGACCCCTACCAGACGATCAAGGCGGAGTACATCGAGTCCGCGTGGTGGGCGGTCCAGCGGGCCGAAGAGCGCGGGCTCCTCGAACGCGGCCACCGTGTCGTGAACTGGTGCCCCCGGTGCGAGACGGCGATCGCCGACTCGGAGGTGGAGTACTGGGACGAGACCGATCCTTCCATCTTCGTCAAATTCCCGGTCACCGGGCGCGAGAACGAGTACCTGGTGATCTGGACGACCACGCCCTGGACGCTTCCTGCGAACGTCGCGGTGGCGGTCAGCCCCGCATTCACCTACGCGCGGGTGGCGGCGAAGAAGGACGGCAGCGAGGAGATTCTCTGGATCGCCGACGAACTCGTCGAGTCCGTCCTGAAGATGGGCCGCTACCAGGACTACACCGTCCTCGAGAGAGTCAACGGCAGCGACCTCGTCGGAACGGAGTACGAATCACCGCTCGCCGGCCAGGTCCCCCACCAGGCGGAGATCCGGCACCGGGTCGTCGCGGCCGACTACGTGGCGCTCGAGAACACCGGTCTCGTCCACATCGCTCCCGGGCACGGGTGGGACGACTACCTGATCGGCATCCAGGAGGGGCTCGAGGCGTTCTGCCCGGTCGACGCCGGCGGGTGCTTCACCCGGGAGGCCGGGGCGTTTGCGGACATGTACGTCCGGGACGCAAACGATCTCGTCATCGACGCGCTCGGCGATTACCTCCTCGCCCGGCGGACAATCACCCACCGCTACGGCCACTGCTGGCGGTGCAAGACCTCCATCATCTACCGCGCGACCGCACAGTGGTTCCTGAAGGCCACCGAGATCCGCGAACCGATGCTACAGGAGATCGCGAAGGTGAAGTGGTACCCCGAGTGGGCGGGGAGCGCCCGGTTCCACGACTTCGTCAGGGACTCCCGCGACTGGTGCATCTCCCGGCAGCGCTACTGGGGCATCCCCATCCCTATCTGGCAGTGCGAGCAGTGCGGCGAGCGAACCGTCATCGGCACCATCGCCGAACTCGAGGAGCGATCGGGTGCGAGGGTTCCCGACCCGCACCGCCCCTACGTGGACGAGGTCGTCATCCCGTGCTCCTGCGGCGGGGAGATGCACCGGGTCGCCGACATCTTCGACGTCTGGTTCGACTCGGCGGTCGCATCGTGGGCAACCCTCGGGTTCCCGCGGGAGCGCGAGGCCTTCGACCGCCTCTGGCCGGCGGACTTCATCACCGAAGGCCAGGATCAGACCCGGGGCTGGTTCTACTCCCAGCTCGGGGCGAGCACCGTGGCGTTCGGCCGCGCCCCCTACAAGAGCGTCCTGATGCATGGGTTCGCTCTCGACGCCGACGGGCGCAAGATGAGCAAGAGTTTCGGCAACGTGGTGACGCCTGAAGAGGTGATGAACCAGTTCGGCGTGGATGTCCTGCGGTTCTACGTCCTCTGGGCGAACGCACCCTGGGACGACCTGAAGTTCAACTGGGACAGCGTCAAGACCATCCACCGGACGCTCAACATCCTCTGGAACGTCTACCGGTTCCCGCTCCCGTACATGGTTCTCGACTCGTTCGAGCCCGCCGCAGGCGACGGCGGCCTCTGGGACGGATCGTTTGTCCGGGGCAATATCAACGATATGCCGGAGGAGGATCGGTGGATCATCTCCCGGGTAAACTCACTCGCCCGGACTACGGCCGGGGACATGCAGGAATACCATCTTCATAGGGTGACGCGGGCGCTCGCCGCCTTCATCCTCGAGGACCTCTCCCGCTGGTACGTGCAGCTCGTCCGGCCGAGGATGTGGCTCGAGGAGGATTCGCCGGAGAAGCGGTACGCCTACGAGACGGTATACTACGTCATGCGCCGCCTGGTCGCGCTCCTTGCGCCGTTCACCCCCCATATCGCCGAGGAGATTTACGGCAACCTGCGCCTTGCGGGCGACCCGGAGAGCGTCCACATGCTCGACTGGCCGGAAGCGGACGACCTGCTGATTGCGCCGGACCTCGAGAGCGCCATGGAGGTTGTCCGGTCGTTCGACGACGCGGTCGCCACCGCCCGGCAGAACGGGAGGCGGAAACTCCGCTGGCCGGTTGCGGAAACCGTCGTGGTCACCGGGAGCGACGGGGTGAAGACGGCTCTCGAGGACTTAAACGACCTCGCCCTGAACCGGGCGAACTCCCGGACGGTCAGGGTCGTTACCGGAAGATGGGACCGGATCCTCTGGCAGGCCGAGCCGGTGATGCGGGCGATCGGCCCGGAGTTCGGCAAGGAGGGCCCGAAGGTCAAGGCGCTGATAGAGGGCGCGGACGGCACCGCCCTGAAGGCCGCCATCGAGCGGGACGGGAAGGCCGAACTCGGCGGCTACGAGATCGCCGAACGCCACGTCACCTTCGCAGAAGCCCTCCCCGAGGGCGTCTTTGCCGCGCCCATGAAGGACGCGACGGTCTACGTCGACGTCACCCTCACGCCGGCGCTGGAGGCCGAGGGATACGCACGCGAGGTGATCCGGCGGATCCAGGAGATGCGCCGCCAGCTCGACCTGAACGTCGACGACTTCATCGTCGCGGCCGTGGACGTCGCCGACGATCGGGTGGCCTCGCTCATCGCAGAAGAGGAATGGCAGAAGGAGATTGCCGGGGAGGTGCGGGCGGCAGCCCTCACCGTCCGCCGCACCGACGGAGAGCGGCCCACGGAGACCTTTGCCCTCGAGAAGGACTGGGACGTTGAAGGCGTGCAGATGCAGATCGGCATCTCACGCGCCGGTGAGTGA
- a CDS encoding tRNA(His) guanylyltransferase Thg1 family protein: MDTKDREIFSTLTIFPPVFVRLDGRAFHRLARARNLKKPFDPAFNESMRAVCRYLLTGSGLSPAFAYTFSDEISLYFNALPFSGRVEKLDSVTAAVAASKLTIELGCTEPLAFDARTIPAAGEFAVEYLVSRQNEAWRNHINAYCQNALVEEGMTAREAAAMLRGMQSEAMHEMMFERGVNLAATPAWQRRGTLLYRDECIKEGYNPLTGETVEAVRTCIREPEETPLFSTPEGEALIRSLTGA, translated from the coding sequence ATGGATACGAAAGACCGTGAGATATTCTCGACCCTCACGATATTCCCCCCTGTTTTTGTCCGGCTCGACGGCCGTGCCTTTCACCGCCTGGCGCGTGCGCGTAATCTCAAAAAGCCGTTCGATCCAGCCTTCAACGAGAGCATGCGGGCGGTCTGCCGCTACCTCCTCACCGGGAGCGGTCTCTCTCCCGCGTTTGCCTACACCTTCTCCGACGAGATCAGCCTCTACTTCAACGCACTGCCGTTCTCCGGGCGGGTGGAGAAGCTCGACTCCGTGACCGCCGCGGTTGCGGCGAGCAAGCTCACGATCGAACTCGGGTGCACGGAGCCCCTTGCGTTCGACGCCCGGACTATCCCCGCGGCGGGAGAGTTTGCGGTCGAGTATCTCGTCTCGCGCCAGAACGAGGCGTGGCGGAACCACATCAACGCCTACTGCCAGAACGCGCTCGTCGAGGAGGGGATGACCGCCCGGGAGGCCGCCGCGATGCTCCGGGGGATGCAGTCTGAAGCCATGCACGAGATGATGTTCGAGCGGGGCGTCAACCTGGCGGCGACGCCGGCCTGGCAGCGGCGGGGAACGCTCCTCTACCGGGACGAGTGCATAAAAGAGGGGTATAACCCCCTGACGGGGGAGACCGTCGAGGCCGTGCGAACCTGCATCAGGGAGCCGGAAGAGACGCCTCTCTTCTCAACCCCGGAAGGTGAGGCGCTGATCCGGTCACTCACCGGCGCGTGA